The following DNA comes from Buttiauxella agrestis.
TCTTACGTAATAGTTGTGCTTTAGAATTATTTAAAATGTCCAGGGTATTTTCAGGGAACAAATGTGAGTTATTTTTAATGATCATGATGTCCCATGATTCATGGAAAAATAACTTCTTAATTAACATGCTGTATGTGTTTAACATTTATCATCGTGTCCATGTTAGTTAACACTATTATCAAGAAAAACAGCGGGGGTTTTATTTATAATAATAAGAAACAAACACTTACCTGGCGGCAGATGAAAATGACAACCACAACCACCATGCTAAAGCAGTATAGACGCAGAAACGTGATGTGCCATCAACCAAAAGTCGTAGACGAAACGTTGGGCAGACAGGAAGGAATTGAGGAGGTTGGGGCAGAAAAAACGGCAAGCCAGGCGGCCTGCCGATGACAATTTACTGAGCCTGAGAATCCAGCGTTGAGAGTTCTTTATCAACGAAATACAGACCTTCGCCGCTTTTACCGACCAGACTTAATTTATCCAGCACAGATTTAAACAGCTTCTCTTCTTCGTGTTGCTCGGAAACATACCATTGCAGGAAATTAAAGGTTGGATAATCCTGAGATGTCATCGCGGCGTGAGCCAGTTCGTTAATTTTACGTGTAATTAACTGTTCGTGTTCGTATGTGGCGTTAAACAGATTATCCAGAGACGAATAGTCGTGTTCCGGTGCTGGAATCGCATTAATACGCGGCAGGCTTCCGGTATCTGTTAAATAAGCGAACAGGCGCTGCATGTGCTCCATTTCTTCCTGAGCATGGCGGCGCAAGAAAGCGGCTGCACCTTCAAAGCTGTGATAGCTGCACCAGGCACTCATTTGCTGATAAAGCAGGGAAGAGTAAAGCTCAAGATTCATTTGTTCATTCAGTTTTTCGATCATTTCAGCTTTTAACATGACACGCTCCGTGGAATTCGCTTCTCAATAATAGCGCTACTTTAATTTTATTATTTCAATAATGCAAAGAGAATGTTAATTAAATTATCGTAATGAGAATGGTTGCCAATATTATTCTTTTTTAAAAACCAATCCTGAAATGGAATAAGAATGATTGCTATTTAAAGCTTATCGATAATTATCGACAAGCTTTTATATTCATTACTGAACAATCATTTCATCTCTGAGGAACGTTTCCATTCCCGTTCCGCGACACTGGTATTCAAGCGTCACCTTTTGATTCAGGCACAGCGCCCCGCTGTGCACACTACAGGTTTTGATTGGCTCGCCATAAGGGAAAGCTGACACATATCCCCATTGTTGGCACTGATGGCTGGCCGCTGATTGCGCAATGTAAGTATCCACTTTTCCGTTTTGTAAGGGGGCAAGATCGAAGCCCAGACGAACCACGCCAGCGACTTCGCTGCCTTTGACGGGTTGCGGTGTTTTATTGATGGTGCAACCGGTTAATAACGCGGTGGCTAAAACTAAATAGACAATTTTCATCACGCTGACACCCGAATGTTTTTTATTATTTTAGCACGCAGAAAAATAGAAAATGAGCATCAGTATAAAGCGAGGTAATTTAATTTAAGGTGTGTCATTAAATAAGACTTAACGCAAATTAAAGCGAGAGGGTTAATTAATAGTAATCAACAGTAACATTAATGATTTGATTAAAAATTGATCATGGCGGCCATCAAGTTTGGCTGAATCGTGCCGACAATACAGATAATGCATGGTTTAACTTCAGTTTGTCATACAAAAACCGAATAAACGGCGATGAAGTGATCTCAGCTGATGCAGGAAGTTAATTTTATTTTTCACCGGGGAAATACATCACATGAATTTTATTCGTAATATCAAAATCCGCGTCATGGTGGTACTGATACTCATCTTTTCGACGGTTGCCTGGCTGGCTATTTCCGGCCTGGCATTGTGGTTTTTAAATGATCTTGAGCAGAACATTGCCCTGAATGCCGCACAAGCAAAATGGATAGATATTATTCAGTTCTTACTCGGGGCTTCTGTCGTGGCAAGCGTGATTATTACGCTGGTGACAGAACGTTACCTTTATCACTGCCTCGTGAAACCCGTCGAGAGCATTCGCGAGCATATGCATATTCTGGCGCGCGGCGAATTGGAAACAGAATTACCGGATTTAGGCAGTAACTGTATCGGTCTGATGGTCTCGCCGATTCAAAAAATGCAATCCAACTGGGGAAAAGCCGTTTCCAATATTCGCACCAGTGCACATACCATTCGAGGAAATGCCACCGAAGTTGCTGGCGTAAACGGCGAACTATCCACTCGTTCAGAACAGCTTGCCGCGGCTCTGGAAGAGACGACGGCCAGCATGGAGCAATTAAGCAGTACCGTCACGCTCAATGCTGAAAATGCCAACCATGCGAGTCATCTTGCAAAAAACGCCACTCAAACCGCACGCAATGGCGGAGAGTCGGTGAAAAAAGTCATGACGACCATGGAAACCATCACCAGTAGTTCACACAAAATTGTCGATATCACCACGGTCATTAATAGTATTTCCTTCCAGACCAATATTCTCGCGCTCAACGCCGCCGTAGAAGCGGCGCGAGCGGGTGAGCAAGGACGGGGATTTGCGGTGGTGGCGAGTGAGGTTCGCAACCTTGCACAGCGCAGTGCGCTGGCGGCAAAAGAGATCGAAACGTTACTTAAAGAGTCCGTCGATAACATTTACACCGGGTCAGAACAGGTGAAAAAGGCCGGCGAAGCAATGGGCGAAATCCTCGATGCGGTTATGCAAGTGAATAATATTATGGGCGATATTGCCAATGCCTCGGGGGAACAGAGCAAAGGCATAGGGCAAGTCGGGATTGCCGTTCGACAGATGGATGCGGTGACACAGCAAAACGTCAGTCTGGTGCATCAATCCGCGTTGTCGTCGGTTGATCTGGAGCAACAGGCGCATCAGCTAAACGACATTGTGGCGATGTTCCGCATCGCCAAATCGGCCTGATCTGGAGACTGAGCTATCATCAAAATGCAGAAGTGTGAGCACACCTTTATTTTTTGAAACAAAATTTCATTAAATTTGAAAGTATGTTTGCTAGATAGTATCTTTACTGCATACCAAGCTATTCACCGCGGGAAATCCCGTGACCCAATCAGGAGACGGAAATGAAAATAGCACTGATGATGGAAAACAGTCAGGCTGGAAAAAATGCCATCATTCTTAATGAGTTGAATGCGGTTGCTGCTGAAAAAGAGTACCCGGTTTACAACGTAGGCATGAGCGATGAGCGGGATCACCACCTGACTTACATCCACCTCGGTATTATGGCCAGCATTCTGTTGAACGCTAAAGCGGTTGATTTTGTCGTAACCGGTTGTGGCACAGGCCAGGGTGCAATGATGTCACTGAACATCCACCCAGGTGTGGTGTGTGGCTACTGCCTGGATCCAGCCGATGCGTTCCTGTTCTCTCAAATCAACAACGGTAATGCGCTGTCTCTGGCATTCGCGAAAGGGTTTGGCTGGGGTGCAGAACTGAACGTACGCTATATGTTCGAAAAAGCGTTCACTGGCCGTAAAGGCGAAGGCTACCCAATTGAGCGTAAAGAGCCGCAGGTTCGTAACGCCGGTATCCTGAATCAGGTTAAAGCTGCTGTTGTGAAAGAAAACTATCTGGATACGCTGCGTGCTATCGACCCAGAACTGGTGAAAACCGCGGTGTCTGGTGAACGTTTCCAGCAGTGTTTCTTCGAGAATTGCCAGAACAAAGAAATTGAAGCATTCGTTCGCGAAATCCTTGCTTAATCATTTCTGAAAATGCGTAAGGCCAGCTTTTGCTGGCCTTAATTTTTGGTACTTTCACTCACTGCTTTTTAGACACGCTACTTCCTGCATCACGGGGTAAACGCAGCAAATCGACCAGCCCAAGCAGGCAAATTAACGTGATCATCACAAACGAAATTTTGATTGAGAATCCAGGGATATTTGTAATATCAAGCCATTGACTGACTTTCTCGCCTAAACGAATCCCGATAGCCCCCAGAGTAATGCCCAGCCCAACGGAAAGCTGCGTTGCCGTGCTGAATAACGTATTGGCATAACTCATTTGCGTAGACGGCACATCGGAAAAGGCGAGGGTGCTGATTCCGGTAAATTGCATTGAACGGAACATACCGCCAAAAAACAGTATCGCCATCGTCAGCCATGCGGCGGTGTCAGGGGTGAGAAATGCACAAGCTAGCAAAGAAGCGACGTTCAGCAATCCATTAATTATCAGCAGCTTTTTAAAGCCTAATGCGCGTATCAACGGTGTGGTTGCTGGTTTCATCGCGAGGTTCCCGGCAAATACCGCTAAAACCAGTAAACCTGAATGGAACGCGTCCATCCCAAAGCCAACCTGAAACAGCAGCGGTAGCAAAAACGGCACCGCACTGATGGAGGTTCGGAACAGTGAGCCGCCGTACATCGTCACGCCAAAAGTTTGTACCTTTAATGCTTCCAGGCGAATCATCGGGTGTTCTGCGCGTTTAAAATGCCTGAGCGAGAACCAAAGTGCCGCCGCACCCAACATCAGAATACTCACCGTTGGCAGTACATTGACTTGCGATTGTCCGAGCATTTCCAGCCCGTACACCAGGCTAATCATGGCAATGGCGGTACTGGCAAAACCGATGCTGTCAAACGGACGGCGGGAATCATCATGGATATCAGGAATCAACCGCCATGCCAGTGCCATCGCGATTAACCCCAGCGGCAGGTTGATATAGAAAATCCAGCGCCACGACGCATAACTGGTGATGAATCCCCCGAGCGGCGGGCCAATGATCGGAGCCACCAGCGCGGGCCACGTTAATGTGGCAATCGCGGTGATCAACAAATGCTTGGGAGTTGTGCGCAATACGGCAAGTCGCCCGACAGGCACCATCAACGCGCCGCCAACGCCTTGTAAAATGCGCATGGCAACAAACTGTTCAAGCGTATTGGCGATGCCGCACAGCACCGAGGCAAAGGTGAAAATACCCAGCGCGAGCGTGAAGATTTTTCGTGCGCCGAACCTGTCAGCAATCCAG
Coding sequences within:
- a CDS encoding methyl-accepting chemotaxis protein, which encodes MNFIRNIKIRVMVVLILIFSTVAWLAISGLALWFLNDLEQNIALNAAQAKWIDIIQFLLGASVVASVIITLVTERYLYHCLVKPVESIREHMHILARGELETELPDLGSNCIGLMVSPIQKMQSNWGKAVSNIRTSAHTIRGNATEVAGVNGELSTRSEQLAAALEETTASMEQLSSTVTLNAENANHASHLAKNATQTARNGGESVKKVMTTMETITSSSHKIVDITTVINSISFQTNILALNAAVEAARAGEQGRGFAVVASEVRNLAQRSALAAKEIETLLKESVDNIYTGSEQVKKAGEAMGEILDAVMQVNNIMGDIANASGEQSKGIGQVGIAVRQMDAVTQQNVSLVHQSALSSVDLEQQAHQLNDIVAMFRIAKSA
- the ftnA gene encoding non-heme ferritin; translated protein: MLKAEMIEKLNEQMNLELYSSLLYQQMSAWCSYHSFEGAAAFLRRHAQEEMEHMQRLFAYLTDTGSLPRINAIPAPEHDYSSLDNLFNATYEHEQLITRKINELAHAAMTSQDYPTFNFLQWYVSEQHEEEKLFKSVLDKLSLVGKSGEGLYFVDKELSTLDSQAQ
- a CDS encoding MFS transporter, giving the protein MTNSPSPAPKRGISGMALLVAGAFFMEFLDGTVIATALPEMAKTFGVDAVDLNIGMSAYLLTLAVLIPASGWIADRFGARKIFTLALGIFTFASVLCGIANTLEQFVAMRILQGVGGALMVPVGRLAVLRTTPKHLLITAIATLTWPALVAPIIGPPLGGFITSYASWRWIFYINLPLGLIAMALAWRLIPDIHDDSRRPFDSIGFASTAIAMISLVYGLEMLGQSQVNVLPTVSILMLGAAALWFSLRHFKRAEHPMIRLEALKVQTFGVTMYGGSLFRTSISAVPFLLPLLFQVGFGMDAFHSGLLVLAVFAGNLAMKPATTPLIRALGFKKLLIINGLLNVASLLACAFLTPDTAAWLTMAILFFGGMFRSMQFTGISTLAFSDVPSTQMSYANTLFSTATQLSVGLGITLGAIGIRLGEKVSQWLDITNIPGFSIKISFVMITLICLLGLVDLLRLPRDAGSSVSKKQ
- the yecR gene encoding YecR family lipoprotein encodes the protein MKIVYLVLATALLTGCTINKTPQPVKGSEVAGVVRLGFDLAPLQNGKVDTYIAQSAASHQCQQWGYVSAFPYGEPIKTCSVHSGALCLNQKVTLEYQCRGTGMETFLRDEMIVQ
- a CDS encoding RpiB/LacA/LacB family sugar-phosphate isomerase; translated protein: MKIALMMENSQAGKNAIILNELNAVAAEKEYPVYNVGMSDERDHHLTYIHLGIMASILLNAKAVDFVVTGCGTGQGAMMSLNIHPGVVCGYCLDPADAFLFSQINNGNALSLAFAKGFGWGAELNVRYMFEKAFTGRKGEGYPIERKEPQVRNAGILNQVKAAVVKENYLDTLRAIDPELVKTAVSGERFQQCFFENCQNKEIEAFVREILA